The Deltaproteobacteria bacterium genome contains a region encoding:
- a CDS encoding hemerythrin domain-containing protein, translated as MNATMERLSRQHRDVLGRLAAIESASTDGGDFAEFSAYLAHEVTQHFALEERALFPVLARHLSLVQGPLAVMNAEHVAFGDLLRDLAAAVRGDDHNRQRANVAEIIHLLRDHIAKEDRILFPMAARLLSVTEQGEVDTRAARLAGAELAV; from the coding sequence ATGAATGCGACCATGGAGCGGCTCAGCCGCCAACATCGCGATGTGCTCGGGCGCCTCGCCGCGATCGAGTCTGCCAGCACCGACGGCGGCGACTTCGCCGAGTTCAGTGCGTATCTCGCACACGAGGTTACGCAGCACTTCGCCCTCGAAGAGCGCGCGCTGTTTCCGGTGTTGGCGCGCCACCTCAGCCTCGTCCAGGGCCCGTTGGCGGTGATGAATGCGGAGCACGTGGCGTTCGGCGACTTGCTCCGCGATCTCGCCGCAGCGGTACGCGGAGACGACCACAACCGCCAGCGCGCAAATGTCGCGGAGATCATTCACCTCCTGCGCGATCACATCGCCAAAGAGGATCGCATCCTGTTTCCGATGGCCGCGCGCCTGTTGAGTGTCACCGAGCAGGGCGAGGTCGACACGCGAGCGGCCCGGCTCGCCGGCGCCGAACTCGCGGTGTGA
- a CDS encoding molecular chaperone TorD family protein, translated as MRTPSESVLPRPVSDACDEGAEAAELALCRATLYSALALGFQPPTRETITRLTTTDAASALADAARRLDLSLAGSEGDACVAPTSRPTLAELAAALAQLDGNLAALAGDYRRLFGHTARGEVPAYETEYGSEALFQQPQEMADLAGFLHAFGLAMRADAHERVDHVSCECEFLSFLACKEAYAIAHDDQEMRAATAGATELFLHDHVGRFVPAFATRLARATSSGLYRALADLLHALVEGDCRRCDITLGTPGLPLRPDPATIATPMGCEAAADGTCPAGAGIA; from the coding sequence ATGCGAACTCCATCTGAATCTGTTCTCCCTCGCCCTGTGAGCGACGCTTGCGATGAGGGCGCGGAAGCGGCCGAACTTGCGCTCTGCCGCGCGACGCTCTACTCCGCGCTCGCGCTCGGCTTCCAACCACCCACGCGCGAGACGATCACGCGGTTGACGACCACCGACGCAGCGAGCGCTTTGGCCGACGCCGCACGTCGACTCGACCTCAGCTTGGCTGGATCGGAGGGCGACGCATGCGTCGCCCCTACCAGTCGGCCAACGCTCGCAGAACTTGCCGCGGCGCTCGCGCAGCTCGACGGAAACCTCGCCGCGCTCGCCGGCGACTACCGCCGCCTCTTCGGTCACACGGCGCGCGGCGAGGTGCCGGCGTACGAAACCGAGTACGGTAGCGAAGCCCTGTTCCAACAGCCGCAAGAGATGGCCGACCTCGCCGGCTTCCTGCACGCCTTCGGCCTAGCGATGCGGGCCGACGCGCACGAGCGCGTCGATCACGTGAGTTGCGAGTGTGAGTTCTTGTCGTTCTTGGCGTGCAAGGAAGCCTACGCGATTGCGCACGATGACCAGGAGATGCGCGCGGCCACCGCGGGCGCCACCGAGTTGTTTCTGCACGATCACGTCGGACGCTTCGTGCCGGCATTCGCGACCCGACTGGCGCGCGCCACATCCAGCGGCCTGTACCGCGCCCTGGCCGATCTCCTGCACGCGCTGGTTGAGGGTGACTGCCGGCGGTGCGACATCACGCTCGGCACGCCCGGCCTACCGTTGCGGCCCGACCCCGCAACAATCGCCACCCCAATGGGTTGCGAAGCCGCGGCCGACGGCACCTGCCCGGCGGGCGCTGGGATCGCATGA
- a CDS encoding RHS repeat-associated core domain-containing protein, with translation MDGLTTSRSAPTSARRSRRWGRPDHSSADTLTLVSSTTSSLATTPAFGGAHPLHLGVDFCQRRPLGGSSGDNLGGFQGLQALQHDHIAVGPHDQLTGAWEVAANLGWQLDRTIIADCEGNHTLPPPLRGHRLYQSGPTDTTPAGTNPNTRNAFGETDSSSASSALFRVQCALRDNRGRITAKAETISDPSSQQPSTPSTSSGQAPTTSYSVLYQNHLNPIAELDADGSVVSRFVYGSKGNVPDYLVKGGVTYRIVSDHLGSPRLVVNVSDGSIAQQMDYDEFGNVLSDTNPGLQPFGFAGGLYDRDTKLVRFGARDYDAETGRWTAKDPIGFGGGDANLYGYVIDDPLNWQDPSGLERKPGKTPPVRWPSLPENIGGKKPGWNPDGYWECPRGRRVTWDDRSHGAGVDRGQGPQGGHWDDESSDNRWDEKGNLLPGSEDLEFSDDAGEWTVPAPGKFPWWILVPFLIPALP, from the coding sequence ATCGATGGGCTCACCACCAGTCGCAGCGCGCCGACCTCGGCACGGCGCAGCAGGCGATGGGGAAGGCCGGACCACAGCAGCGCCGACACGCTGACGTTGGTGTCGAGTACGACGAGCTCGCTAGCCACGACGCCGGCGTTTGGCGGTGCGCACCCGCTGCACCTCGGTGTCGATTTCTGCCAGCGACGGCCCCTTGGCGGGAGCTCGGGCGACAATCTCGGAGGGTTTCAAGGGTTGCAGGCGCTTCAGCACGATCACATCGCCGTCGGTCCACACGACCAGTTGACTGGTGCGTGGGAAGTGGCGGCGAATCTCGGTTGGCAGCTTGATCGAACCATCATTGCCGATTGTGAGGGCAATCATACGTTACCTCCGCCCCTGCGTGGGCACCGCTTGTACCAGAGCGGGCCGACCGACACCACGCCCGCGGGGACGAACCCGAACACCCGCAACGCCTTCGGCGAGACCGACAGCTCCAGCGCCAGCAGCGCGCTCTTCCGTGTGCAATGCGCTCTGCGCGACAACCGCGGACGAATCACCGCAAAGGCCGAGACGATTTCCGACCCTAGCAGCCAACAGCCTAGCACCCCTTCGACAAGTTCAGGGCAGGCTCCAACAACCTCGTACTCCGTGCTGTATCAGAACCACCTCAACCCGATCGCCGAGCTCGATGCCGACGGCAGCGTGGTGAGCCGCTTCGTCTACGGCAGCAAGGGCAACGTGCCCGACTACCTGGTGAAGGGCGGCGTGACGTATCGCATCGTGAGCGATCATCTCGGCAGCCCGCGGCTGGTCGTCAACGTGTCCGACGGCAGCATCGCGCAGCAGATGGACTACGACGAGTTCGGCAATGTACTGAGCGACACCAACCCCGGCCTCCAACCGTTCGGCTTCGCCGGTGGTCTCTACGACCGCGACACCAAGCTCGTTCGCTTCGGCGCCCGCGACTACGACGCCGAGACGGGCAGGTGGACAGCGAAAGACCCGATTGGGTTCGGGGGCGGGGATGCGAATCTGTACGGCTACGTAATCGACGATCCGCTGAATTGGCAGGACCCGAGCGGGCTTGAACGCAAGCCGGGGAAAACTCCTCCGGTACGGTGGCCAAGCCTTCCGGAAAACATCGGGGGCAAGAAGCCAGGGTGGAATCCCGATGGATACTGGGAGTGTCCGCGCGGGAGGCGAGTGACCTGGGACGACCGATCTCACGGCGCTGGCGTCGACCGGGGCCAAGGTCCTCAAGGTGGACACTGGGACGATGAGAGTAGCGACAACCGTTGGGATGAAAAGGGTAACTTGCTACCGGGAAGCGAGGACCTTGAGTTTTCGGATGACGCCGGTGAGTGGACCGTCCCTGCACCAGGGAAATTTCCATGGTGGATACTCGTACCATTTCTGATTCCGGCGCTTCCGTAG
- a CDS encoding c-type cytochrome gives MKPVAFAAGIVAIVAMAAVAAAGAAPTTPEALALGKQVFEKQCTPCHGADGRGDGPAAYLLYPRPRNFRTGKFRLVSTWDGVPTDDDLFRTISRGMPGSAMPAWGYLPEDTRWALVAYVKSLAESPLVVKPASEPASEGSQGSGLISVPTEPAYDDQAKARAAELFRDGCASCHGASGHGDGATDQRDEADYPIRPRDLTTGVFNGSPEPQDLYRRIVAGMPGTPMPMSEWAYGPDAWHLTHFIRSLSSDDQRARAEMRRFTIPVTRVAALPDHPDAGVWARTPVVNLHLMPLWWRYDRPEELSVRALHDGTEIALQLVWTDATHDATAMRPQDFRDAAAIELSGTPDPPFFAMGQKNQFVNIWMWKSERQADLEPAFQDLEKVYPNLGIDSYPNVSKSPLEQPSRHALTLDFNPTFVTAWGAGNIVANPLRTSAAEDLVAQGFGTLRARPEMNQAVSATGVYGTDSYRVIFRRELVAKGEGAVTLQPGSSVPVAFAVWNGAAGDRDGKKSVTIWQELKIDP, from the coding sequence ATGAAGCCCGTCGCCTTCGCGGCCGGCATCGTGGCGATTGTGGCAATGGCGGCGGTGGCTGCCGCCGGAGCCGCGCCAACCACGCCCGAGGCGCTCGCGCTCGGCAAGCAGGTATTCGAGAAGCAATGCACGCCGTGCCATGGCGCCGACGGGCGCGGCGATGGACCGGCGGCGTATCTGCTGTATCCGCGACCGCGCAACTTCCGCACCGGCAAGTTTCGCTTGGTCTCGACCTGGGACGGCGTGCCGACCGACGACGATCTGTTCCGCACCATTTCGCGCGGCATGCCGGGTTCGGCCATGCCGGCGTGGGGCTACCTACCGGAAGACACGCGCTGGGCGCTGGTCGCCTACGTCAAATCGCTCGCGGAATCTCCCCTCGTCGTCAAACCCGCCAGCGAACCGGCAAGCGAAGGTAGCCAGGGCAGCGGGCTGATCTCCGTACCGACCGAACCGGCCTACGATGACCAAGCGAAGGCGCGCGCGGCCGAGTTGTTCCGCGACGGCTGCGCGTCGTGTCATGGTGCCAGCGGCCACGGCGACGGCGCAACCGATCAGCGCGACGAAGCCGACTATCCGATTCGTCCGCGCGATCTCACCACCGGTGTCTTCAACGGCAGCCCCGAACCGCAGGACCTCTATCGGCGCATCGTCGCCGGCATGCCGGGCACGCCGATGCCGATGAGCGAGTGGGCCTACGGACCAGATGCGTGGCACCTGACGCATTTCATCCGCTCCCTGTCGAGCGACGATCAACGCGCCCGCGCCGAGATGCGACGGTTCACAATTCCGGTCACCCGGGTCGCTGCGTTGCCCGATCATCCCGACGCCGGCGTGTGGGCGCGCACCCCCGTGGTCAACCTCCATCTCATGCCGCTGTGGTGGCGCTACGATCGGCCGGAGGAACTCTCAGTGCGCGCGCTGCACGACGGCACGGAGATCGCGCTGCAACTGGTGTGGACGGATGCGACGCATGATGCCACCGCGATGCGGCCGCAGGATTTCCGCGATGCCGCCGCGATCGAATTGTCGGGGACGCCCGATCCGCCGTTCTTCGCCATGGGGCAGAAGAATCAGTTCGTCAACATTTGGATGTGGAAGTCGGAGCGGCAAGCCGACCTCGAACCGGCTTTCCAAGATCTCGAGAAGGTGTACCCCAACCTCGGCATCGACTCGTACCCCAACGTATCGAAGTCGCCACTCGAACAGCCGTCCCGGCACGCATTGACGCTCGATTTCAATCCGACCTTCGTCACCGCGTGGGGCGCGGGCAACATCGTCGCGAACCCGCTGCGCACCAGCGCCGCCGAGGATCTCGTCGCGCAAGGTTTCGGAACCTTACGTGCACGACCGGAGATGAATCAAGCGGTGAGCGCCACGGGGGTTTACGGCACCGATTCGTATCGCGTGATTTTCCGCCGCGAACTCGTCGCCAAAGGTGAAGGCGCGGTAACCCTGCAACCGGGGTCGAGTGTTCCGGTCGCCTTCGCCGTGTGGAACGGCGCCGCCGGCGATCGCGACGGCAAGAAATCGGTGACCATCTGGCAGGAACTGAAGATCGACCCGTGA
- a CDS encoding molybdopterin-dependent oxidoreductase has protein sequence MSDQSFFDLTRRDFLRWLGIGTGTAAAAGIPLRLLAAADPDQNPLAGAVARGWEKIYRDQYSYDASFDWVCSPNDTHACRVRAYTRNGIVTRLGATYDYQKYADLYGNHASVNWNPRQCAKGYTFHRVLYGPYRLRHPIVRRGWKAWCDAGFPELTPELKSKYLFDARGQDEFVQIAWEDAFDCIARALNAIATSYSGDAGAKRLLAQGYQPEMVKAMGGAGTRTFKMRGGMGLLGVIGKYGMYRLNNSMALLDAKIRGVDHEQARAGRNFSNYTWHGDQAPGHPWVHGLQASDCDFNDLRSSKLIVMDGKNLVENKLTDSHWFIECMERGAKIVVIAPEYGPPSTKADYWIPIRPQTDAALWLGITRLMIEKRHYDESFVKRFTDFPLLVRKDTLKRVRAHEVFPGYQSTLSPDGPSMKIQGLKPEQHDTLGDYVVWDAKTNAPRAITRDEVGDTMTTHGIDPVLAGSFKLKLADGKTVEVATLWSLYQIHLKDYDIKTVCEITHAPQNLVEQLAEDIATMKPVAIHQGEGINHWFHATEMNRAAYLPLMLTGNIGQPGAGCHTWAGNYKAALFQGSPWTGPGFKGWIAEDPFEINLDPHAPGKVIKAHAYTKDEEPAYWNHGDQALIVNTPKFGRKNFTGETHMPTPTKALLFSNVNLINNAKWAYGMIKNVNPNVELIVSIDIQMTASIEYADFALPANSWLEFEGLEITASCSNPFLQIWQGGIPPVFDSKDDLMILAGIANAMAKVTGDKRFDDYFAFAAPAQRGIYIQRLLDTSTTTVGYQLADIMAGKYGPPGGALMNFRTYPRIPFYEQVHDSEPFHTDTGRMHAYADVPEAIEYGENFIVHREGPEATPYLPNVIVSTNPLVRPEDYGISEKAEHWDDRTIRNIKMPWTKVKTTKNFLWEKGFHFYCLTPKSRHRVHSSWSNVDWHMLYDSNFGDPYRLDKRAPSVGEHQLHINPAAARDLGINDGDYVYVDANPADRPYLGAKPSDPFYRVSRCMLRVKYNHAYPYNCVMMKHAPFIATERSVKAHETRPDGRALSENTGYQSNLRYGSQQSVTRNWHMPMHQTDTLFHKAKVFMGFIFGGEADNHAVNTVPKETLVRVTKAEDGGLGGKGIWKPATTGFTPDNESEFMKLYISGELVKT, from the coding sequence ATGAGCGACCAATCTTTCTTCGATCTGACCCGGCGTGACTTTCTGCGCTGGCTCGGCATCGGCACAGGCACGGCCGCGGCGGCCGGCATCCCATTGCGGCTGCTGGCCGCTGCCGATCCAGATCAGAACCCACTGGCCGGCGCGGTCGCGCGCGGCTGGGAGAAGATCTACCGCGATCAGTACAGCTACGACGCCTCGTTCGATTGGGTGTGCTCCCCCAACGACACCCACGCCTGCCGCGTGCGCGCGTATACGCGCAACGGCATCGTCACCCGCCTCGGCGCGACCTACGATTACCAAAAGTACGCCGACCTCTACGGCAATCACGCCAGCGTGAACTGGAACCCGCGCCAGTGCGCCAAGGGTTACACGTTCCACCGTGTGCTCTACGGTCCCTATCGCTTGCGCCATCCGATCGTACGACGCGGCTGGAAAGCGTGGTGCGATGCCGGCTTCCCCGAGCTGACCCCGGAGCTGAAGTCGAAGTATCTCTTTGATGCGCGCGGGCAAGACGAGTTCGTGCAGATCGCGTGGGAAGACGCCTTTGACTGCATTGCACGCGCCCTCAACGCCATCGCCACGAGCTACAGCGGCGATGCCGGCGCCAAGCGGCTCCTCGCCCAGGGCTACCAGCCCGAGATGGTGAAGGCGATGGGCGGCGCCGGCACGCGCACGTTCAAGATGCGCGGCGGCATGGGGCTGCTCGGCGTCATCGGCAAGTACGGGATGTATCGCCTCAACAACTCGATGGCGCTGCTCGACGCCAAGATCCGCGGCGTCGACCACGAGCAGGCGCGCGCCGGCCGCAACTTCTCCAACTACACGTGGCACGGCGACCAGGCCCCCGGGCATCCGTGGGTGCACGGGCTGCAAGCCTCGGACTGCGACTTCAACGACCTGCGCTCGTCCAAGCTCATCGTCATGGACGGCAAGAACTTGGTCGAGAATAAACTCACCGACTCGCACTGGTTCATCGAGTGCATGGAGCGCGGCGCCAAGATCGTCGTCATCGCGCCCGAGTACGGTCCGCCGTCGACCAAAGCCGACTACTGGATTCCCATCCGCCCGCAGACCGATGCCGCGCTGTGGCTCGGCATCACCCGGCTGATGATCGAGAAACGGCACTACGACGAATCATTCGTCAAACGCTTCACCGATTTCCCGCTGCTGGTGCGCAAGGACACCCTCAAGCGCGTGCGCGCGCACGAAGTGTTTCCGGGCTACCAATCGACCCTGTCACCCGACGGGCCATCGATGAAGATCCAGGGGCTCAAGCCAGAGCAGCACGACACACTCGGCGACTACGTCGTGTGGGACGCGAAGACCAACGCTCCGCGCGCGATCACGCGCGACGAGGTCGGCGACACGATGACGACCCACGGCATCGACCCTGTTCTCGCGGGCTCGTTCAAGCTGAAGCTCGCCGACGGCAAGACGGTTGAGGTCGCGACGTTGTGGTCGCTCTACCAGATTCATCTCAAGGACTACGACATCAAGACCGTGTGCGAGATTACCCACGCGCCGCAGAACCTGGTCGAGCAACTCGCCGAAGACATCGCGACGATGAAGCCGGTGGCCATTCATCAAGGTGAGGGTATCAATCACTGGTTCCACGCCACCGAGATGAATCGCGCGGCGTACCTGCCGCTGATGCTCACGGGCAACATCGGCCAGCCCGGCGCCGGCTGTCACACCTGGGCGGGCAACTACAAGGCGGCGTTGTTCCAAGGCTCGCCGTGGACCGGCCCAGGCTTCAAAGGCTGGATCGCCGAAGATCCATTCGAGATCAATCTCGACCCCCACGCGCCCGGCAAGGTGATCAAGGCGCACGCCTACACCAAGGACGAAGAGCCCGCGTACTGGAATCATGGCGATCAGGCGCTGATCGTCAACACGCCGAAGTTCGGCCGCAAGAATTTCACCGGCGAGACCCACATGCCGACGCCCACCAAGGCGCTGCTGTTCAGCAACGTCAACCTGATCAACAACGCGAAGTGGGCGTACGGCATGATCAAGAACGTCAACCCCAACGTCGAGTTGATCGTCTCGATCGACATTCAGATGACCGCCTCGATCGAGTATGCCGACTTCGCGTTGCCGGCCAACTCGTGGCTCGAATTCGAGGGCCTCGAAATCACTGCGAGCTGCTCGAATCCATTTCTGCAAATTTGGCAGGGCGGCATCCCGCCGGTGTTCGACAGCAAGGACGACCTCATGATCCTTGCCGGCATCGCCAACGCGATGGCGAAGGTCACCGGCGACAAACGTTTCGACGACTACTTTGCGTTCGCCGCACCCGCGCAGCGCGGGATCTACATTCAGCGGTTGCTCGATACCAGCACCACCACCGTCGGCTATCAGCTCGCTGACATCATGGCCGGCAAGTACGGGCCGCCGGGCGGCGCGTTGATGAACTTCCGCACTTACCCGCGCATTCCGTTCTACGAACAGGTCCACGACAGCGAGCCGTTCCACACCGACACCGGTCGCATGCACGCGTATGCCGACGTACCCGAAGCGATCGAGTACGGCGAGAACTTCATCGTCCACCGCGAAGGACCCGAAGCCACGCCCTACCTGCCGAACGTGATCGTCAGCACCAACCCTCTCGTGCGGCCCGAAGACTACGGCATCTCGGAGAAGGCCGAGCACTGGGACGACCGCACCATCCGCAACATCAAGATGCCGTGGACCAAGGTGAAGACGACCAAGAACTTCCTGTGGGAGAAGGGGTTCCACTTCTATTGCCTGACCCCGAAGTCGCGCCACCGCGTCCACAGCAGTTGGTCGAATGTCGACTGGCACATGCTCTACGATTCCAACTTCGGCGATCCGTATCGCCTCGACAAACGCGCGCCGAGCGTCGGCGAGCATCAACTCCACATCAACCCGGCGGCGGCGCGCGATTTGGGCATCAACGACGGCGACTACGTCTACGTCGACGCCAATCCCGCCGACCGTCCGTACCTCGGCGCCAAGCCCAGCGATCCGTTTTACCGCGTCTCGCGCTGCATGCTGCGCGTGAAGTACAACCACGCCTATCCGTACAACTGCGTGATGATGAAACACGCGCCGTTCATCGCAACCGAACGCAGCGTGAAGGCGCACGAGACCCGGCCCGACGGCCGCGCGCTATCGGAGAACACCGGCTATCAATCCAACCTACGCTACGGCTCGCAGCAGTCTGTTACCCGCAACTGGCACATGCCGATGCACCAGACCGACACGCTCTTTCACAAGGCCAAGGTGTTCATGGGCTTCATCTTTGGCGGCGAAGCCGACAACCATGCCGTCAACACCGTGCCCAAGGAAACCCTCGTGCGCGTCACCAAAGCCGAAGACGGCGGCCTCGGCGGCAAGGGCATCTGGAAACCCGCCACCACCGGCTTTACCCCCGACAACGAGAGCGAGTTCATGAAACTCTACATCAGCGGAGAGTTGGTGAAAACGTGA
- a CDS encoding putative toxin-antitoxin system toxin component, PIN family: MSALLWSGLPHRLLRRAEVGALRLVVSPSMLDELRDVLARPKFTARLAGLHTSAGEVLEAYAAVTTIIAEPPCVPVIAADPDDDRVLACALAASATWIISGDPHLLALQQYRGTRIVTPRQFWATTARRRQSLRKHRERR, encoded by the coding sequence GTGTCGGCGCTGCTGTGGTCCGGCCTTCCCCATCGCCTGCTGCGCCGTGCCGAGGTCGGCGCGCTGCGACTGGTGGTGAGCCCATCGATGCTCGACGAGTTGCGCGATGTCTTGGCGCGCCCCAAGTTCACCGCTCGCCTGGCAGGGCTGCACACGTCGGCAGGCGAGGTACTGGAAGCGTACGCGGCAGTCACCACCATCATCGCGGAGCCACCGTGCGTGCCGGTGATCGCGGCCGATCCCGACGATGATCGCGTCCTGGCCTGTGCGCTCGCAGCGAGTGCGACGTGGATCATCTCGGGCGATCCGCACCTCCTTGCGCTCCAACAATATCGGGGCACTCGCATCGTCACCCCACGGCAATTCTGGGCCACGACCGCTCGCCGTCGCCAATCGCTTCGCAAACATCGCGAGCGTCGGTGA
- a CDS encoding nitrate oxidoreductase subunit beta encodes MPKVHNWQLGRDMEYPYDAAFPQRQFAFVFNINRCIACQSCTMACKSTWTFNKGQEHMWWANVETKPYGGYPQFWDARILELLEKANPGGQRWQPLTDAPADNPHAPYGEYQGQTIFEAGQKNLTPDSARVLGYLPTDEEWNSPNIYEDNPVGERGKPMQYNPTGVELPVHKTWFFYLARICNHCSYPACLAACPRKAIYKRPEDGIVLIDQSECRGYRKCVEACPYKKTMYRGNTRTSEKCIACYPRVEGKDPESEGQPMETRCMAACIGQIRMQGLVKMNPEGTWAEDRQHPLYYLVHVAKVALPLYPQFGTEPNGYYIPPRWVPRPYLRQMFGPGVDQAIERYSNPDRELLAVLQLFRRSNRIIFRYEVEEGPKIYEGALRGKPVTIYNDTVIAFGQDGRELFRTTVEEPLHIRGGQHANSI; translated from the coding sequence ATGCCCAAAGTCCACAACTGGCAACTCGGACGCGACATGGAGTACCCGTACGACGCCGCGTTCCCGCAGCGTCAGTTCGCATTCGTCTTCAACATCAACCGCTGCATCGCCTGCCAGAGCTGCACGATGGCCTGCAAGTCGACCTGGACCTTCAACAAAGGTCAGGAGCACATGTGGTGGGCCAACGTCGAGACCAAACCCTACGGCGGCTACCCGCAGTTCTGGGACGCGCGCATCCTCGAACTGCTCGAAAAGGCCAACCCCGGAGGACAGCGCTGGCAGCCTTTAACAGATGCGCCCGCTGACAATCCGCACGCACCCTACGGCGAGTATCAAGGTCAGACGATCTTCGAAGCCGGACAGAAAAACCTCACCCCCGACAGCGCCCGCGTGCTCGGCTACTTGCCCACCGACGAAGAGTGGAACTCACCCAACATCTACGAAGACAACCCCGTCGGCGAGCGCGGCAAGCCGATGCAGTACAACCCAACCGGCGTCGAGTTGCCCGTCCACAAGACGTGGTTCTTCTACCTCGCGCGGATCTGCAACCACTGCAGCTACCCGGCGTGTCTCGCCGCATGCCCGCGCAAAGCGATCTACAAACGGCCTGAGGACGGCATCGTATTGATCGATCAGAGCGAGTGCCGCGGCTATCGCAAGTGCGTCGAAGCCTGCCCGTACAAGAAAACCATGTACCGCGGCAACACTCGCACCTCGGAGAAGTGCATCGCCTGCTACCCGCGCGTCGAAGGGAAGGATCCCGAGAGCGAGGGCCAGCCGATGGAAACTCGCTGCATGGCGGCGTGCATCGGCCAGATCCGGATGCAGGGCTTGGTGAAGATGAATCCCGAAGGTACCTGGGCGGAAGATCGGCAGCACCCGCTCTACTACCTGGTGCACGTCGCCAAGGTCGCACTCCCGCTCTATCCGCAGTTCGGCACCGAGCCGAACGGATACTACATTCCACCACGCTGGGTACCGCGTCCCTACCTGCGCCAGATGTTCGGCCCCGGCGTCGATCAGGCCATCGAGCGCTACAGCAACCCGGATCGCGAACTGCTCGCGGTGCTGCAGCTCTTCCGCCGCTCGAACCGGATCATCTTCCGCTACGAAGTCGAAGAAGGGCCGAAGATCTACGAAGGCGCGCTGCGCGGTAAACCCGTCACGATCTACAACGACACGGTGATCGCATTCGGACAAGACGGCCGGGAACTCTTCCGCACCACCGTCGAAGAGCCGCTGCATATCCGCGGAGGCCAGCATGCGAACTCCATCTGA
- a CDS encoding beta-lactamase family protein: protein MANEGRVEGEYEPRFTRVREAFERNFANGEVGAALAVTLDGRPVVDLWGGYADAARTRPWQRDTIVNVYSTTKGMTAICANRLIEAGKLDLDAPVAQYWPDFAQAGKATLPVRYLLSHQAGLAAISTRIPAEKLYDWNFMTAALAAQQPWWEPGTQHGYHALTFGYLVGELVRRIDGRSLGTYFRDEVAKPLGVDFHIGLDERHDTRCAEMIAAPPPPKGAPNLFAAVTEKPESLTAKVFGNPPLGAAKVNTRAWRAAEIPAANGHGDARGLARVYGTLACGGDLDGVHILSTEAITRANTEQAFGTDAVLAPLQTRFGLGFFLTQPMIPFGPNPRAFGHPGAGGSVAFADPDARLGFAYVMNQMQQGLAGDARGFGLIFEVYEALQ, encoded by the coding sequence ATGGCGAACGAGGGGCGAGTCGAAGGGGAATACGAGCCGCGCTTCACGCGGGTGCGCGAGGCGTTCGAACGGAACTTTGCCAACGGGGAAGTTGGCGCGGCGCTCGCCGTCACGCTCGATGGGCGACCCGTAGTCGATCTGTGGGGTGGATACGCCGACGCCGCGCGCACGCGGCCGTGGCAACGCGACACCATCGTCAACGTCTACTCCACGACCAAGGGGATGACGGCGATCTGCGCGAATCGTTTGATCGAAGCCGGGAAGCTGGATCTGGACGCGCCGGTTGCGCAGTACTGGCCGGATTTCGCGCAGGCCGGCAAGGCGACGCTGCCGGTGCGCTATCTGCTCTCGCACCAAGCCGGCCTCGCGGCGATCTCGACGCGCATTCCAGCGGAGAAGCTCTACGATTGGAACTTCATGACCGCGGCGCTCGCCGCGCAGCAGCCGTGGTGGGAGCCCGGCACGCAGCACGGCTATCACGCACTGACCTTCGGCTATCTCGTCGGTGAACTGGTGCGCCGTATCGATGGCCGCTCACTCGGCACCTACTTCCGCGACGAAGTCGCGAAACCATTGGGCGTTGACTTTCACATCGGTTTGGACGAGCGGCACGACACGCGCTGCGCCGAAATGATTGCGGCGCCGCCGCCACCGAAGGGCGCGCCCAATTTGTTCGCCGCCGTCACCGAGAAGCCGGAATCATTGACGGCGAAGGTGTTCGGCAATCCGCCGCTCGGCGCAGCCAAGGTCAACACCCGCGCGTGGCGCGCGGCGGAAATCCCGGCAGCCAACGGCCACGGCGATGCGCGCGGGTTAGCCCGCGTCTACGGTACGCTCGCGTGTGGCGGCGACCTCGATGGGGTTCACATCCTCAGCACGGAGGCGATCACGCGCGCCAACACCGAGCAGGCGTTCGGCACCGACGCCGTGCTCGCACCGCTACAAACGCGCTTCGGCCTCGGCTTCTTTCTCACCCAGCCAATGATTCCGTTTGGTCCTAACCCACGCGCATTCGGACATCCCGGCGCCGGCGGATCGGTCGCGTTTGCCGACCCCGACGCCCGCCTCGGGTTTGCCTACGTGATGAATCAGATGCAGCAAGGCCTCGCCGGCGACGCGCGCGGGTTCGGTTTGATCTTCGAAGTTTACGAAGCGCTGCAGTAG